The nucleotide sequence TATACCATTAACGAAATGTATTTGGGCCAGCCCGATTTCGAGGATGACTATACCGTAAAATGGGACGGAGAATGGCAGATTACCTTAGAGGTATTTAGAGATTTGGGTATCGCCTTTATGGGCGCCATTATCTTGATCTACATCTTGATCGTTGGATGGTTCCAGAACTTTAAGGCACCCATTGTTATGATGGTGGCCATACCCTTATCGCTGATCGGTATTGTTTTGGGACACTGGATCATGGGCGCCTTTTTTACCGCTACCTCTTTTATAGGAATGATCGCCTTGGCGGGTATTATGGTGCGGAACTCGGTATTGCTCATCGACTTTATCAATCTGCGCTTGGCGGAGGGCGTTCCCTTAAAACAAGCGGCCATTGAGGCCGGCGCCGTACGAACCACCCCTATTTTATTGACCGCGGGAACCGTGGTGATCGGTGCCTTCGTGATCTTGTTCGACCCCATTTTTCAGGGCTTGGCCATCTCTCTGATGGGCGGTACCATCGTCTCTACCGTGCTAACCTTGTTGGTAGTACCGCTGGTGTATTATATGATCGAACGCAAGAACTACCCCGAAACGGAAAGTAGGGAAGTAGGTGATACGAAAGAGGATTAACCCAAAAGAAGAAAAAATGAAACTACTGATCGTAACCGTTGTGGAAGAATTCGAAAAGGAAATTCTGCGACTCTTTAAGGAGGCAGGCATTGAGAGCTATAGTGGTTCGGACATAGATGGGTATAAAAATGCCACGTCAACGCTCCGGACATCAAGTTGGTTCCCCAGTGAAAAAGGGGGAGTGGAATCGAGTATGTTCTTCTCCTTTACCGAGGACGGGAATATCGATGCCCTGTTCAAACTTATCGAAGCATTCAATCAAAACCTGGATACCAATAACCCCATAAAGGCGGTTGTGGTTCCTATTGAAAGATCTATTTAATCATTAAAACGTATTGCAATGTTAAACACATATTTTAGGGTAATTGTAGGGACCATGGTCTTGCTAAGTGTGGCCTTGGCCGTGTATGTAAACATCAACTGGTTGTGGTTTACCGTATTTATTGGGGTAAACCTGATACAGTCGGCGTTTACCAAATGGTGTTTGTTGGAAACCATCCTTGTAAAACTGGGGATCAAGAAGGAAGGCAAAGGCTGTAAGATGTAAGTCGCCCTGGCATCGGCCCCAACCGATGGCATACCCCTAATAAAAATGGCCTCGCCCTATATCTCATAGGGCGAGGCCATTGTATTTGTCAGAGGGTCTTAAAAACGGTACTGTACAAAGGCCGATAGGTTTCTCCCCGGATCATTGATCGGTACGCTGCCAAAATCCGCCTGGTTGTTAAAGGCGAAGTTCAAGTGGTTGTGGTAGGTGGTATCGAAAACATTTAAGGCGGCGACCCCAATGGTTATATTTTTCAAGGGAATGACCCCAAGGCGGATATCCAAGGTATTGTAGCCATCCGTTTCGGTTTCCCCAAAGGAAGAAGCAATGTGGTCTTGTTTTGAGGTTAAGGTATAATTGGCGTTGGCCCAGAATTTTTCCTTCTCAAAGCCGAGTTTGAAACGAGTGGTCAAAGGCGGCACCAAGGGAAGGGATTCGCCGAGGTCTTTATTCTTGGCATAGACATAAGACAGCTCGGTGGTAAAATTGAAATCAGTTAGAAAGTCAATACCGGCGTTCACTTCAAACCCGGTTTTATAGGCATCGTTTAAATTCCGAAAGACCTTAACGCTTGTGGGTTCTTGCATGGGCATAAACTTTCGGCTTTGGCTGGGATCGATAAGGGCTACTATGTAGTTTTTATAGAAGGAATAGTAAAAAGAGCTACCGTAAGTGAATTGATCCCAACCCTTGCCTTCCAAGGGAATTTTTCCTTTAAAGCCCACTTCGAATTGATTGTTGACCTCCGCATCGAGATTGGGGTTGCCCACATATTCATAGGAGTCTTGCCCCACGCTAAAGTGGTTGATAAAACGTTCGATCATATTGGCGGAACGCACCCCTCTTCCGTAGGCCACTTCCATTAAAAACTGACTCGAGAGGGCGTATTTTACCGATGCCGTACCGCTGATGTTGTGTTCCGTGCGTTGATCCAGGTCGGTGTACAGCGCGGCAAAATCGGCTTCGGGGTCTTTGGTTTCCGATACTACCCCATCATAGCGCAAACCTGCGGTTACTATGGTCTTAGGGCCAATGGCGTATTTCCCTTCTAGGAACACGCCAAAATCGTCGATATAGGAATTTTGCCAAACCTTATCGGTAAATTCCATGGGGGTGTCCAAGGGCCCCATAGCATTTTGTTTTACCAATCTTGTACGTTGTCCGTCCCGGGCAATATGGAGCAAGTCGACCCCGGTGAACAGGTTCAGGTTTTTCCTAGGTTTGAGTTCCAATTCCACTTTTCCCCCGGCGGTAACGGCATCTACGGCGGAAACGGCATCGACCATCATAAAAGTAGGGCGTTGGGCATTGGTCATCAAGTGGTCGACATAGCTGTAATAGGCCTTGGCGTTTATCCCTCTAAGTAGCCCGCCCTGGTTTTGTAGGCTGTAATCGAGGGAAAGGATGGAACTGTTGTCCTCTTCCGTATCCATGGGGAGTCCGGCATGCAATACGTCCCTTCCGTACGACTGTCGCCAATGGGCCTGTAGGCGTTGGTTTTCGGTAAAGTTATAGCCGAGTCGCAGTCCGTAATCCAAGCTTCTGAAGGAGGAAGGGATCTCGGTGCCGTCGCCATCCTCGTAATTGCCAAAATCCCTAAAGCCTAGGTTTCCTACCACATCGTACTTCTCCGTGGCCTGTTGTATGCGGGCCATGGAGACCAATGAATTGCCGTTGCTCTCATAGCCCCCTTGAACACTTCCGCTCAGGCCATAGTCATCAATGCCCGGTTTTTGGGTGACCAAATTTACGATACCGCCAAAGGTGGCGCCGTAGCGTACGGTATAAGGGCCCTTAATGATCTCAATTTTTTCTATTTCCTCCGGAATGACGTGGGTGGTAATAGGGTCCATACGGTTGGGGCAGGCGTGCATGGCCTTGGTACCGCCATCAAACTGTACGTTGAGCTGTTCGTACTGCGAAGCCCTGAACGAAGGGTCAATGGCATAGTTGCCTCGTTTGATGAGGGAAAAGCCGTTGAGGTCGTTAAAGAGGTCGGCCACATTTCTGGGCTGTACTATTTTCTTGACATAGTCGTTGGTGACTACCGCAAATACAGGGTCGATCTTGGCATTACCGGTTACCATTACCCCGTTTACCTCAATGGGCGCCTCTTGCAAGAGAAATATTGTGGTGGTGTCAGAAGGCCCAATAAACTGTTCTATGGGCTTGTAGCCCATATAGGAAATGGTGAGGGTCGTTCCTTCTTCGGGAATGGAAAGTTGAAAATTTCCATCCGCGTCGGTGTAGGTGGCCTTGCCCTGCCGTGGTATGACGTGTGCTTCTGGGAGGGGACTGTTATTTTGGCTATCCAGTACCGTTCCGGTGAAATTTTGGGCCATGCTGAATTGCCCAATGGAAAACAA is from Zobellia galactanivorans and encodes:
- a CDS encoding YgaP family membrane protein codes for the protein MLNTYFRVIVGTMVLLSVALAVYVNINWLWFTVFIGVNLIQSAFTKWCLLETILVKLGIKKEGKGCKM
- a CDS encoding TonB-dependent receptor produces the protein MDFKYLLVSLLFSIGQFSMAQNFTGTVLDSQNNSPLPEAHVIPRQGKATYTDADGNFQLSIPEEGTTLTISYMGYKPIEQFIGPSDTTTIFLLQEAPIEVNGVMVTGNAKIDPVFAVVTNDYVKKIVQPRNVADLFNDLNGFSLIKRGNYAIDPSFRASQYEQLNVQFDGGTKAMHACPNRMDPITTHVIPEEIEKIEIIKGPYTVRYGATFGGIVNLVTQKPGIDDYGLSGSVQGGYESNGNSLVSMARIQQATEKYDVVGNLGFRDFGNYEDGDGTEIPSSFRSLDYGLRLGYNFTENQRLQAHWRQSYGRDVLHAGLPMDTEEDNSSILSLDYSLQNQGGLLRGINAKAYYSYVDHLMTNAQRPTFMMVDAVSAVDAVTAGGKVELELKPRKNLNLFTGVDLLHIARDGQRTRLVKQNAMGPLDTPMEFTDKVWQNSYIDDFGVFLEGKYAIGPKTIVTAGLRYDGVVSETKDPEADFAALYTDLDQRTEHNISGTASVKYALSSQFLMEVAYGRGVRSANMIERFINHFSVGQDSYEYVGNPNLDAEVNNQFEVGFKGKIPLEGKGWDQFTYGSSFYYSFYKNYIVALIDPSQSRKFMPMQEPTSVKVFRNLNDAYKTGFEVNAGIDFLTDFNFTTELSYVYAKNKDLGESLPLVPPLTTRFKLGFEKEKFWANANYTLTSKQDHIASSFGETETDGYNTLDIRLGVIPLKNITIGVAALNVFDTTYHNHLNFAFNNQADFGSVPINDPGRNLSAFVQYRF